The Dreissena polymorpha isolate Duluth1 chromosome 8, UMN_Dpol_1.0, whole genome shotgun sequence genome includes the window gcaaaaattaGTATAATGTCGTATTATTTAGGCCGTTcagttttaacaaatatttaattgtttaaacacAGAGAAAACGATCTCCAAACGTTACTCCAATATCACAGTCACAAATAATGTTCTGAATAGCTACAGAGCGGCTCGGGAGATTCGTAAGGATCTTCGCCTATTGCGTTAAATATCCGGCGTCGTTCGGTTGTCATTACTCCACCATTTGAATTAAACAAATTTCGTGTGCCGTGGTATGTTTCGCTGTTGGTATTTTGCCTTCTACAATTCATATAGCTGTTGGATATCCCGGTTACTGTTCGAATAAAAGACAAcatatgtttgaaaaataatggATATGTTTGGTCATTTAATGCATGCAGTTGATATAATTAATTAAACTATGCTTCATTCTCTTTGCCGACTTTAACGAGATTAAGTAAGGGACATAAGAATTTTGCGCTTGTACTTTAATTATACCTGTGAACTTATTTATACATTCCTTTTAATCATAAAGAaattataaatcttttttttttacttttatgaacGCAATCGTTGCAACGCATCAGAACTGTCGTTGAGTGACTAACAATAGTGCTAAATTGATAATTATTTGTAAGTGATGTAATCGAATACTATTTCTTACCGTCTATCTTTGTTGTTTGATCAGTCGCATCTGAAGAGGTCTGTAAAATTGAAGTTATTTCTAaatttataatacaatatatttaaactGTATATAATTTGCACACACATACGTGAAAACGCACAAACGTTGCATTCTTCAAACTGAGTTAAGCATATTGTAATTAATGCATGTACACATAGTTCCATTTGCAAATGCAATTCATGCATCCATCTGCTTAGATAAATTATGACCGGTTTGATGGCATAGACTTCTTACCATTCGGTCATCGTCACTGTCTTCAATGCCCTTGACAGGACAAGTGAAATCAGGAACAGGGTTGATGATGGGACTTTGGGGTACACATGTTTCCACCGTATTCTTTGCATCACACGCAGCATTTTGACAAATCCTCAACAAATGcctaaaatattaacataacttTGGCGGTGTTTTCATATTTgcaattacaatataaagaagttttACATATTGTTACATATTATGAATTCAATTTAACGGATTGCATAATTCgtgtaataataaaacaattttaattcaaaATGAAATAGTTACATGGCTGTGGATGCGACTTTTGAGCTTTCTTTTTCAGGTTTTTCCATATTTTGTTCCAGCGGATCCGAGCTGCAAGGGCTTGCTTTGTCGTGGTCCTCATATGAACGTGTGGGTTTCTCATGATCAAAAATATTACTCTTTAACATAAACACAGTATTCAATGATTTTGATTCGGCTTCATGTTCACAAGTGTTAATGCAGTTGTGTCTTTCTAAATCAATTTTAAACAGCTCTTTGTTGCAAACAGTGCAGATATACTTCTCATAATCACAAACTTGTGTGTGTTTTATGATATCTTTCAATGGGTAAACGGATTTGCATTCATAGCAACTGTTAAGACATTTTTGCATCCGATACTCGCAAGATCTATTATGAGACTCATGGTCAGCGTAACACCCCAGAAAGGCACATCCTTTGTTTGGACATATCATGATTTGACGTCGGCATTTTCTCTTTTCGTGTTTCTTAATGTTTTTACGAGACACACTTTGCTTACAGTATCTACATTGCAGCAATTCGTATTTACATGATCTGATGTGTTCATGGGCCTTTTTGAGATTTTTCCCGGGACATCTGAATGAACATCCTTGTTTATTGCATCGAACATCAAAGTTCTTAAGAACATCGATAACTTTCCGAGGATGCCTTATTATATCCAACAGTGAAATTTTGATTGGTATTCCCTGAAGCTTCGTAGGCTGCAGCTTCGGTGTACCAATCACCGTTTGTTTGACGTTGGGATGATTGTTCCAGAAAACATCAAGTCGCGTAAACGATTCACGAGGTGCTGAATACAGAGAAACAACTTACAACATACTGCTCGCGCAATCAATATATGCTCgctataatataaaataaatttatattacataaaaaatgtaaaataacaaatcGAACAACTATTTCAGTGGATACAGAACGTTTTTTTAGTTGCTAAGTTCTTTTTTGTAGCGATCGATATTATTATAGAAGCTTGCATATTAAAGAAAGTTGTGTAATAGACAGATTCTAAACTTTCTGTTTTTAATCGGTAAATATGGAACATGTTTATTGtacatttaatcatttatttaaattatctttttcAGATTATGTTCAGATAAAAGTTCTTTGACATTTAGTATTGTATTTCGAATTACAAACCTTACTTACCTTCGATAGCTTCCCTTAAGCGGCAAACGTTGCGTTCAAATATACCATTTTGAAAAGCATACACAATTTTGAAATGTCCAAGGTTCTTCGGAATTTTACACGACTCCACCATGACAACAACGATTCTATGCATGTACTTTGTTTCTGTTAGTCTTTTTATCGCATGAGCAAGCTGAAACTCGCATTCAGAATTCTTTTGagattgttttgataaaaaaacgaCCGTCAGCTTGGATCTGTAGATTCCCCTATCCAACCACGATCAGTGCTCAGGTTCATCTGTAGAAATAAACCAAAAATACATGACGCGCGTACTTTCAAAATTTGTGACGAAGAAATGACATTAAATCTATAGTAATAACGATtcatttgtattacttaaatattgGTTCAAATGCATAGACCAGCATTTTAGACACAGAGTTAAATCCCACAAGAAGTCGTTGGACTTTTTTGTTTCGAGATTGTTGATATACGAATAATTAACAGAACTTATTGATCTAAACTCTCCATGTTCACACTTCAAACAATTTTACTCGTTTTATTATCGTGACTTTTCTGcattattttaatgtgattttattACTACACCCATAACATGTCAACTcagtgactcgtaagccatttaTATGACTGAgtattacaatgttttgtaaatatatttgtttataatgataTTGATCGTAGTATTGCTGTAATTACCAATGATTGTCTATGTACTATGcgtcactttaataaaaaaaatgcaactaCTCATGCCTTAAAAAAGTCGAATGGTCGCAAAAGATGTTAAGTTACATTTTCTTCTGCGATTGAACTGCGCAAACAGAATGATTTTAGTGCttgaacaaatacaataataaaaacgatacTACAAACGAcaaatatatgattttgtttaaacCCTTTTACTTGTAAAATAAAAGACATATACATTCTGCAACATATTAACAAAAGATGCttaatacttttgttttattgattttacatACAGTTTGTGGTATAGATATTATTTAGTTTTTATAAATTACTTCGTTATGTTAAATGCAGTGCATCTTTAGCCTGCTACCTACTTTGAGCACCGTCTGTATGTGGATCAAACACTTTGTAAAAGAGACTCAAGTGCTCTGCGAAGGGCATTACAAGGGAAGTATCCATCTCATCATACAGAAGGTAGATGTCGTTAGCACCTTCTCGCATAGACCTCCTTTTCGATTCTTGTTGTATTTCCGATTTGTTTGACATTTTTCAGTAAGATTATAATGTCTGAAATAGGAATTTGATGTTAGTTTGGAATCATAAAAGAAGAATTTGTGTCGACGCCCTTGTTATAGTGTAAGGCAAAGCAATTAtgtgatttaaaatgttttgcttgcataaaaattaaaaacactcaCTTGAATTAGAATTACTGTGTTAAGGTCATTTAACGGAATGCATATTGTCTTATGCTATCAAACCCAAAATTCAAACAGTCTGAAAAAAAAACCCGTGTCGGTTTCATTTAAGAAGATCACAATTATGTTGTAAGTGTAAGGATCGTAATCGTTACGAATAATCCTCAACAAAATGAGTACTTAAAATCGCCTTTCTAAATATAAGCGCATAGTCTCTCCCAAAAATACTTTATAGTATTAATCAAGTTGGTTAAAAGATTGTAtgtaaatgaaatacatgttgggGGACAAGAGTTACTTGGCTGAATATGTTCTCAAATACTTGATTCGCATTGAGTGATCTTTCTTGACAAATATAACGTTCGCACACACTAGAATGTAATGAATAAATACTACCTTTTATTACATTTGCAACATTGTGCAAAATTTAATCTTTGACATGCTTATGttttaaacaacatgtttaaaaCACTCACATTATGTCCGTTGTTAAACAGAGTTGAACAAGTGTAAGGTACAAGCTTCTGggttataatttataataagtagTTTTTACGTTTGATTTAACATCAGATGCATGTACATTCCAGAAGCCATTTACAAGGATTATCATGTCAAACGTTAGCTAGATTGAATAATGGTAAAGCAAAATTCTCCACCTCACATTTGAGACTCACACAACCGATTATATATCTACTTCCTCAAAACTGATTATTCATACAGCATTCCCTCTAGTGATGCAAAGATTTAGCCTCCCCTATTCTGACTAGGGAACGGTTTACCGGTTCAGCTTATCGGATCGATCCATATGGCCAACACAAAATAACTTGACTCCAACTTCACTCGACAACCAAATTCCTGTCGCAGACACAATACAGTCAGCTTCATCACGGTCAATTTACTTTACAAAAGACGATTATTTTGGATCCAGCTTTGTGAGTCAAACCCAAATATCATTGATGGCGCAGATACATGGCTACATTCAAGGAAGGTATAAAGAGATGTCCTTCCGAAAGCATACACTATCCTCAAGAAGAACATGCCAATTAACTCAGACACCATGACATATTTTTGTTCAAGCcaaaaaacaaacaaggaaaaAACACCCACGGAGGAaaatacgcatttgaaaataagccAATATTCACGGCATGAAGCCAAAAGTTCGTAGATTACATTGCTGACACTATTTGTGCTTGAAGTTTAACAAGATTAATCCAACTTCAAAATTTAGTAAATCATATTCTTACCTCAATGACAATTTAATTCAAtgcatataataatacaataaaaacgatATGCTCGTCCATTTTCTTTTCTTCCATCCTTttacctattttttttttcaaacaacacttttttagaATCTTTTGTATTGATTTCTAACCATTCtgacaaaaaacactatttacaaaattgaatgaCTGGTCGAAGTAATTAATTAGTTATTCCTTTTGAAGTTTCCAATTAAACACGGCAATCACACAtacgaaatacgttttggatttgttcgatgcttttaaattaaatattttaccttTAAATAAACTTCAAAGTCCGAGTTGTTCTCAATATAATCAAGAGAGTCTAACTTAAGCTGGTGTGTTTCGTCacataaattacgtcacacgagatTCGTCATACATTTCGTAGTCAGTTGAATGAAATACAAAGAAGGGAAAGGTTGTTAGAAAATAAAGTGAAGttaagtaattttttttatttgttatttcaacGATTACACACGTCAGTGCtaggccggacgtctataatcggccctagccgcataatggcTCTCGGACCTTTATGTCGGCCGCGGGCCGATTATAGGCGTGCGGCTCAGCTCAGtcattttcattttcttaaataatagaTATATATATTGTGTACACAAAGTAAAGTTAAAGGTTGATTCAGATTCTGCTATGTATGCACATAATTTTTCTTGCACTTTGAAACAAAGtgatttgtttctttatattattgcaattgcATTCTTATTGGAGCTGCTTGTGTATGTATCAATCgtataaattgtgttttgtttggtTAAAAAATACACTAGCTGTTCCTTTAGTTAGTTTTCTTAATGCATGCATAATACTGAACGCATTATCTGAACGCAATAACGCAGGTAGTTAGATCCGAACACTTAAAGTGTTCGTTAATAAGACCATAAGAACAATGGACTAAGTGTGATGTGAGACGAGCCATCAAATCAGACTAACCATTCCCTAATCCCCTATTCCCCACCTAATTCTTTCCTTTACGTGCAAATATTCTTAGATTTGCCCAAAATTTACAAGGTGATTtcgtttttgaaataaattatgtttgttttatgcatTAGACTAGACACATTTTATAATTGCCCTGTTCTATGACATTAATCAACATCATGGAAAAATAACTTTTAACAaaagttatttatcaaattttTTTCGAGGCagaaacacaaatcaatatgccAGTAGTCACAACATAAATTCTgcaaaaaacacttttaaaaatgtattcaccAAATAATCACTAACTAAATTATTCAATAACCCTGATACAATGAGTCTTAATACACACAGTACCATTCTGGAGGTACTACCATGACAATTCTTCCGAAATGGGCATTTCTCAAGCAGACAATCCGTCCAGGTTCAGAAATAAATTCGTACAAGTTCAGACTTAGGAGACGTGCCTTCCCCCAATAATAGCTTCATCCAGTCGTACAGGTCTTCCATTACGATAGTTTTGCGGACCAATAAAGAAAATGAACGTGATTATCTGCCACCATACGTTTTCTTGACTCAATATCATAGTGCGGTTCAATTGGAAATATCGTACAATCAAACGTTTGATCACGTCATTTTGTAAATTGTAAGTGTTAAGATAACTCACAATTTTTTAATCTTCGCGTGTGTCGCAACACCATCTCCAGACCAGTTGTGATCCACCACCTAACTGATTAGCATCTGTAAGTCTTAACGTCAGCGTCTCTACACCGGTATAACAATTGGCGTCTCAGATCCTGATCAAGGTCTCATCCACAAGGAGAATATTTGTCCAATCAGCCCTGGTGGACGTATCGCCCAATCCGGCAAGACTAGCGATGTGTCGAATTAAGCGAACAAATGTTCGTGAACAGCGTCCTCGCAAACAGAGGTTCTGTTGCGTTTTCCTATGGTTTAAGTACTTAACTACTTGCGTTTTTAGATTTCTCGGTCAAGTGCTTTTTCGTtgaaaatgtattgcaataaatgttttatgaGTTCATACAGATAAAAACGCGACCAGATTTTCACCACTAAGCCTATTATATAGAAATTAAGAAGAAATGTAAAATTGGACTTacttatttgttttcattgttcatgTATAATTAATCGCCAACACCATTTAGGGGCAAATATGACGTTCAATCAATAAATTACTTACCATTGTATAAACTTAGACGTCTATGTTTACACTTCCAGACAAAACACGTAATAATTATTTCAACTTAGTAAATGCTGTGGTATTTTAAATATCATAAGCACAGTTATATGGAAATAACAATGAATCTACTTCTATGAACAAACTTCTAAAAAATAAAGATTACAACACGTCATTTATGCGTGGTCATTTTAATGAATGCAATATGATCACGATAATATAAACATGAATTAGACAATATAAATATTTCGATCAATACTATAAGCTATTGTCATGTGATTATTCTTTTGTCAACAATTAAAATTTAGTGAGCAGATGATCAATACAAGTGTTAATTAAGACACGCCGTACATGCAGGCATTGTTAAACCTGTTATTATCACTATACTGAATATACAGAAGTATTAACAATAGCTCTTCTGCACTTAATGTTCTTGGCCAAGTCACCCAAGAGATTTTATATTAAAGATGTGATCAACACTAAACATAGAGGTTTAAAATCGGTATTTTAATACACATCTAAAGTTCCTTAATGTTTCTTGTTAAAACTCTGGCAACAAGGCAATTAAATAAATGTCGTACATTCAAACCAGAATTATATAGTCAAACAAGCAAACTAATAAACCTTCTTTAGAAAGATTTTTTAAATGCATGATCgtttattgataatcatcaaTCCAAAAGGGAAAAGAAATAATCAATAATTAGGAAAAACTCGTATTACCGGAACAACGTTTACGCAATTTTATCTTTTCCTtgtcatcattattatttgaaaCTATTCATAATACTAACTTTTTTTTACTGCAGTGAATAATCTACCTgcgcgtcccgcgtctatgacgcacaaatatcttAATAGACGCATAGTTATGTGTGCgtaaatatgtgcgtccactcagaCGCATTGCTGAAACGAATCCGTTAATGCATACACgaatcacgataagtacgaaCGATTAAAAAGTGAAGCGATGAATgctgagtttaaccgaatgaggctaCAGCCTACAAGAATGCAACAAGTCTTTTGGTTGGCTATAGTCTCGAGCCACTGCCGTATgcgaaccaattagaatcgaccttttaaatagaatgtgttatgatattttctggaGTCCCCGGATGGAGGCCTGTTTTAACTTTGTGTGCAGAAATAATGCCGCCGAAAAAGGTGATAAAGCTGGACCCTATACAAACCACTTTTAACTTTAATACCGGTAATGGCCGGTCAACATGTAAACACTTATACTATCAGTGAACCTCATTCTAAGTCTAAAATTAAAGCACGTACTTTTCAACGCAGTTGGTTGGATACATTTTCGTGGCTTCCTTACGTTGAAGACAACGACTATATGTTCTGTGATGTCTGTGAGCAGCATGGGGCAAAG containing:
- the LOC127841081 gene encoding uncharacterized protein LOC127841081, which encodes MHRIVVVMVESCKIPKNLGHFKIVYAFQNGIFERNVCRLREAIEAPRESFTRLDVFWNNHPNVKQTVIGTPKLQPTKLQGIPIKISLLDIIRHPRKVIDVLKNFDVRCNKQGCSFRCPGKNLKKAHEHIRSCKYELLQCRYCKQSVSRKNIKKHEKRKCRRQIMICPNKGCAFLGCYADHESHNRSCEYRMQKCLNSCYECKSVYPLKDIIKHTQVCDYEKYICTVCNKELFKIDLERHNCINTCEHEAESKSLNTVFMLKSNIFDHEKPTRSYEDHDKASPCSSDPLEQNMEKPEKESSKVASTAMHLLRICQNAACDAKNTVETCVPQSPIINPVPDFTCPVKGIEDSDDDRMTSSDATDQTTKIDVTGISNSYMNCRRQNTNSETYHGTRNLFNSNGGVMTTERRRIFNAIGEDPYESPEPLCSYSEHYL